The following proteins are co-located in the Onychomys torridus chromosome 6, mOncTor1.1, whole genome shotgun sequence genome:
- the Loricrin gene encoding loricrin gives MSHQKKQPTPCPPVGCGKTSGGGGGGGGGGGGGGGCGYYSGGSGGGSSCGGGSSGGGSSCGGGGGGSYGGGSSCGGGGGSGGGVKYSGGGGSSCGGGYSGGGGGSSCGGGGYSGGGGGSSCGGGGYSGGGSSCGGGGGSGGGVKYSGGGGGGGSSCGGGYSGGGSSCGGGSGGGGGGSCCGGGSSGGGGSGGCGGGSGGSKYSGGGGGGGSSCGGGGGGSSCGGGGGGSSCGGGGSSCGGGYSGGGGSSCGGGGGGYSGGGSCGGGSSGAAQQYQCQSYGGGSSGGSSCGGGYSGGGGGSSCGGGGGGGGSSCGGGSSGGGSSCGGGGGYSGGGGGGGGSCGGGGYYSSQQATQSSCAPQQSYGGGSSGGGGSCGGGSSGGGGGGCGGGYSGGGGCGGGYSGGGGGCGGGSSGGGSGGCGGGHSGGGGGGSSCGGGSSGGGSGGGKGVPVCHQTQQKQAPTWPCK, from the coding sequence ATGTCTCACCAGAAAAAGCAGCCCACTCCCTGCCCTCCAGTGGGGTGTGGAAAGACCTCTGGTGGAggaggcggtggcggcggcggtggcggcggcggcggaggctgTGGCTACTACAGCGGTGGTAGCGGTGGCGGCTCCAGCTGTGGAGGTGGCTCATCTGGAGGAGGCTCCAGCTGCGGAGGCGGAGGCGGTGGCTCCTACGGAGGCGGTTCCAGCTGTGGCGGTGGAGGCGGCTCCGGTGGGGGAGTCAAGTACTCTGGAGGCGGTGGCTCCAGCTGCGGCGGCGGCTATTCCGGGGGCGGCGGTGGCTCcagctgcggcggcggcggctactccgggggcggcggcggctccagctgcggcggcggcggctacTCCGGAGGCGGCTCCAGCtgcggaggcggcggcggctccGGTGGGGGCGTTAAGTACTCCGGtggcggaggcggcggcggctccAGCTGTGGGGGCGGCTACTCCGGAGGCGGCTCCAGCTGCGGCGGAGGAtcaggaggcggcggcggcggctcttGCTGCGGCGGCGGCTCCTCCGGAGGCGGCGGCTCTGGTGGCTGCGGTGGCGGTTCCGGAGGGAGCAAATActccggcggcggcggcggcggcggctccagctgcggcggcggcggcggcggctccagctgcggcggcggcggcggcggctccagctgcggcggcggcggctccagCTGCGGCGGCGGCTATTCCGGAGGCGGTGGCTCcagctgcggcggcggcggcggcggctacTCTGGCGGCGGCAGCTGCGGAGGTGGCTCCTCCGGGGCGGCGCAACAGTATCAGTGCCAGAGCTACGGAGGCGGCTCTAGCGGCGGCTCCAGCTGCGGCGGCGGCTACTCcgggggcggcggcggctccagctgcggcggcggcggcggcggcggcggctccagCTGCGGCGGTGGCTCCTCCGGGGGCGGCTCCAGCtgcggaggcggcggcggctattccgggggcggcggcggcggcggcggcagctgcGGCGGCGGGGGCTACTACTCGTCGCAGCAGGCCACCCAGAGCTCCTGTGCCCCCCAGCAGAGCTACGGAGGGGGCTCTTCAGGCGGAGGTGGTAGCTGCGGAGGTGGCTCCtctggtggcggcggcggcggctgcggtgGAGGCTActccggcggcggcggctgcggtgGAGGCTACTCCGGGGGCGGCGGCGGCTGTGGCGGCGGCTCCTCCGGGGGTGGCAGCGGTGGTTGCGGTGGCGGCCActccggcggcggcggcggcggctctaGTTGCGGCGGCGGCTCCTCTGGGGGCGGCTCTGGAGGTGGCAAGGGCGTCCCGGTCTGCCACCAGACCCAGCAGAAGCAGGCGCCTACCTGGCCCTGCAAGTAA